From one Streptomyces chromofuscus genomic stretch:
- a CDS encoding peptidoglycan D,D-transpeptidase FtsI family protein, with product MNKPLRRIAIFCGLLVLTLLIRDNWLQYVRANELATDTKNRRVAIERYATPRGDIIVDGKAITGSKRAASGDFEYVRTYKDGPMWAPVTGYASQAFGTNQLENLEDGILTGNDDRLFFRNTLDMLTGKNKAGGNVVTTLNAAAQKAAYEGLAERGKGAVVALDPETGAILALASYPSYDPSTIAGYSDDDQKAWNKLQKKKNPNDPMLNRALRETYPPGSTFKVVTAAAALEHGLYTDADAATKTPLPWTMPGTTTELKNEGNIPCKNATLRVALQYSCNTVFGKVGSDLGNDKMLETAKKFGFTEEQFTPVRANASVFSDDMAPSEVALSSIGQFNTAATPLQMAMVASAVANDGTLMKPYMVDKLQASNVDTIEQTEPQELSKPLSSDNAQILQSMMETVVDKGTGTNAKIEGVTVGGKTGTAQHGVDNSEKPYAWFISYAKLGDGSSPVAVAVVVEDEQADRGDISGGGLAAPIAKSVMEAVIESKK from the coding sequence ATGAACAAGCCCCTGCGCCGGATCGCGATCTTCTGCGGACTGCTCGTGCTGACGCTGCTGATCCGCGACAACTGGCTCCAGTACGTCCGGGCGAACGAGCTGGCCACCGACACCAAGAACCGCCGGGTGGCCATCGAGCGGTACGCCACCCCGCGCGGCGACATCATCGTCGACGGCAAGGCCATCACCGGCTCCAAGCGGGCCGCCAGCGGCGACTTCGAGTACGTCCGCACCTACAAGGACGGCCCCATGTGGGCGCCCGTCACCGGTTACGCCTCCCAGGCCTTCGGCACCAACCAGCTGGAGAACCTGGAGGACGGCATCCTCACCGGCAACGACGACCGGCTGTTCTTCCGCAACACCCTGGACATGCTGACCGGCAAGAACAAGGCCGGCGGCAACGTCGTCACCACCCTCAACGCGGCCGCGCAGAAGGCGGCGTACGAGGGTCTGGCCGAGCGCGGCAAGGGCGCCGTGGTGGCGCTGGACCCGGAGACGGGCGCGATCCTTGCGCTGGCGTCCTACCCGTCGTACGACCCCTCGACGATCGCCGGGTACTCCGACGACGACCAGAAGGCCTGGAACAAGCTCCAGAAGAAGAAGAACCCCAACGACCCGATGCTCAACCGGGCGCTGCGCGAGACCTACCCGCCGGGCTCGACCTTCAAGGTGGTCACCGCGGCGGCGGCCCTGGAGCACGGTCTGTACACGGACGCGGACGCTGCGACCAAGACGCCGCTGCCGTGGACCATGCCGGGCACCACCACGGAGCTGAAGAACGAGGGGAACATCCCCTGCAAGAACGCGACGCTCCGGGTCGCCCTCCAGTACTCCTGCAACACCGTCTTCGGCAAGGTCGGCTCCGACCTCGGCAACGACAAGATGCTGGAGACGGCGAAGAAGTTCGGCTTCACCGAGGAGCAGTTCACGCCGGTCCGCGCCAACGCGTCCGTGTTCTCCGACGACATGGCCCCCTCCGAGGTGGCGCTGTCCTCCATCGGCCAGTTCAACACCGCCGCGACCCCGCTGCAGATGGCCATGGTCGCCTCCGCGGTCGCCAACGACGGCACGCTGATGAAGCCGTACATGGTCGACAAGCTCCAGGCGTCCAACGTCGACACCATCGAGCAGACCGAGCCCCAGGAGCTCAGCAAGCCGCTGTCGTCGGACAACGCCCAGATACTCCAGTCGATGATGGAGACGGTCGTCGACAAGGGCACGGGAACCAACGCGAAGATCGAGGGCGTCACCGTGGGCGGCAAGACCGGTACCGCCCAGCACGGTGTCGACAACAGCGAGAAGCCGTACGCCTGGTTCATCTCGTACGCCAAGCTCGGCGACGGAAGCTCGCCGGTCGCCGTGGCCGTGGTGGTCGAGGACGAGCAGGCGGACCGTGGCGACATCTCCGGCGGCGGCCTCGCCGCACCCATCGCGAAAAGCGTGATGGAGGCGGTCATCGAGAGCAAGAAGTGA
- a CDS encoding rhomboid family intramembrane serine protease — MDQAQSSQQDAQSAPVCYRHPGRETGVRCTRCERPICPECMVSASVGFQCPECVRDAVGTGHAPGASRPRTIAGGTVTADPRLLTKILIGINLAVFVLVQIRPLVLYDLVLRGEWPPASLAPTEGVVAGEWYRLVTSMFTHEAIWHIAFNMLSLWWLGGPLEAALGRARFLALYLISGLTGGALTYLLASPTTASLGASGAIFGLFGATAVLMRRLNYDLRPVVVLLAINLIFTFTWANIAWQAHIGGLVGGLVIGYAMVHAPRERRALVQYGVCALTLVVVVGVTLLRTAQLS, encoded by the coding sequence ATGGACCAGGCGCAGAGCAGCCAGCAGGACGCGCAGAGCGCGCCCGTCTGCTATCGCCACCCGGGCCGCGAGACCGGCGTGCGCTGCACGCGCTGTGAGCGCCCTATCTGCCCCGAGTGCATGGTCAGCGCCTCGGTCGGCTTCCAGTGCCCCGAATGTGTCCGCGACGCCGTCGGCACCGGTCACGCGCCGGGCGCCTCCCGCCCCCGCACCATCGCGGGCGGCACGGTCACCGCCGACCCCAGGCTGCTGACCAAGATCCTGATCGGGATCAACCTCGCGGTGTTCGTCCTCGTCCAGATCCGCCCGCTGGTTCTGTACGACCTGGTACTGAGGGGCGAGTGGCCGCCGGCGTCCCTGGCCCCCACGGAGGGGGTGGTGGCGGGCGAGTGGTACCGCCTGGTCACCTCGATGTTCACCCACGAGGCGATCTGGCACATCGCCTTCAACATGCTCAGCCTGTGGTGGCTCGGCGGCCCTTTGGAAGCGGCCCTCGGTCGGGCGCGTTTCCTCGCGCTCTACCTGATCTCGGGCCTGACGGGCGGCGCCTTGACCTATCTGCTGGCGAGCCCCACGACGGCCTCCCTGGGCGCTTCCGGCGCGATCTTCGGGCTGTTCGGCGCGACGGCCGTCCTGATGCGCCGGCTCAACTACGACCTGCGGCCCGTCGTCGTGCTGCTGGCGATCAACCTGATCTTCACCTTCACGTGGGCCAACATCGCTTGGCAGGCGCACATAGGCGGCCTCGTCGGGGGCCTGGTGATCGGCTACGCGATGGTGCACGCCCCGCGCGAGCGGCGGGCGCTGGTGCAGTACGGCGTCTGTGCGCTGACGCTGGTCGTGGTAGTCGGTGTGACGCTCTTGCGAACGGCCCAGCTCAGCTGA
- a CDS encoding class E sortase codes for MAATTDREEHTDAVPGAPEPRRRGPGRIATAVSVFGELLITAGLVLGLFVVYSLWWTNVLADRKAHQEGDKVRDNWATSESSGPGELDTKDGIGFLHVPAMTKDEILIKKGTSAELLNDGVAGYYTDPVKATLPTSGKNGNFSLAAHRDGHGAKFHGIHKLTKGDPIVFETKDKWYVYKVYAVLPETSKYNVKVLDAIPKESGRMKAGKYITLTTCTPVFTSRYRYVVWGELERVEKVDGDRTPPTELRG; via the coding sequence GTGGCAGCGACCACCGATCGTGAAGAGCACACCGACGCCGTCCCCGGGGCGCCCGAGCCACGGCGCCGCGGCCCCGGCCGGATCGCCACGGCGGTCAGTGTCTTCGGTGAACTCCTCATCACCGCGGGCCTGGTGCTCGGCCTCTTCGTCGTCTACTCGCTGTGGTGGACGAACGTCCTCGCCGACCGCAAGGCGCACCAGGAGGGCGACAAGGTCCGCGACAACTGGGCCACTTCCGAGTCGTCCGGCCCCGGCGAGCTGGACACCAAGGACGGCATCGGCTTCCTGCACGTGCCCGCGATGACCAAGGACGAGATCCTCATCAAGAAGGGCACGTCCGCGGAGCTCCTCAACGACGGCGTCGCCGGCTACTACACCGACCCGGTCAAGGCGACCCTGCCCACCAGCGGCAAGAACGGCAACTTCTCGCTCGCCGCGCACCGCGACGGCCACGGCGCGAAGTTCCACGGCATTCACAAGCTGACGAAGGGCGACCCCATCGTCTTCGAGACGAAGGACAAGTGGTACGTCTACAAGGTCTACGCCGTCCTTCCCGAGACCTCGAAGTACAACGTCAAGGTCCTCGACGCGATCCCCAAGGAGTCCGGCCGCATGAAGGCCGGCAAGTACATCACCCTGACCACCTGCACGCCGGTCTTCACCAGTCGCTACCGGTACGTCGTCTGGGGCGAACTGGAGCGCGTGGAGAAGGTGGACGGCGACCGGACCCCGCCGACGGAACTGCGCGGCTAG
- a CDS encoding FtsW/RodA/SpoVE family cell cycle protein, protein MSSTTNTSSQHTSTIGSIGTPSRRNTEVGLLVFAVVIPVFAYANVGLAINDAVPAGLLSYGLGLGLLAGIGHLVVRKFAPYADPLLLPLATLLNGLGLVAIWRLDQSELLQDIGQAGTAAPRQLLYTAMGIALFIVVLIFLKDHRALQRYTYISMVGALFLLLLPLVPGLGQNIYGAKIWISVAGFSIQPGEFAKIVLAVFFAGYLMVKRDALALASRRFMGLYLPRGRDLGPILVVWAMSILILVFETDLGTSLLFFGMFVIMLYVATERTSWIVFGLLMSAVGAVGVASFEVHIQQRVAAWLDPMREYTLSREGVIGHSEQAMQALWAFGSGGTLGTGWGQGHSELIRFAANSDFILATFGEELGLAGVMALLLLYALIVERGVRTALAARDPFGKLLAIGLSGAFALQVFVVAGGVMGLIPLTGMTMPFLAYGGSSVIANWALIGILLRISDTARRPAPAPAPNPDAEMTQVVRPS, encoded by the coding sequence ATGAGCAGTACTACCAACACGTCGTCGCAGCACACGTCCACGATCGGCTCGATCGGCACGCCGAGCCGGCGCAACACCGAGGTCGGTCTCCTGGTGTTCGCCGTCGTCATCCCGGTCTTCGCCTACGCCAACGTCGGCCTCGCCATCAACGACGCGGTACCGGCCGGCCTGCTGAGCTACGGGCTCGGCCTGGGCCTGTTGGCCGGCATCGGCCATCTCGTCGTCCGCAAGTTCGCGCCGTACGCCGATCCGCTGCTGCTGCCGCTGGCCACCCTGCTCAACGGGCTGGGCCTGGTCGCCATCTGGCGGCTGGACCAGTCGGAGCTGCTGCAGGACATCGGCCAGGCCGGGACCGCCGCGCCCCGCCAGCTGCTGTACACGGCGATGGGCATCGCGCTGTTCATCGTGGTGCTGATCTTCCTCAAGGACCACCGCGCCCTGCAGCGCTACACGTACATCTCGATGGTCGGCGCACTGTTCCTGCTGCTGCTGCCCCTGGTGCCGGGCCTCGGCCAGAACATCTACGGCGCCAAGATCTGGATCTCGGTCGCCGGATTCTCCATCCAGCCCGGTGAGTTCGCGAAGATCGTCCTCGCGGTCTTCTTCGCTGGCTACCTGATGGTCAAGCGGGACGCGCTCGCGCTGGCCAGCCGCCGCTTCATGGGCCTGTACCTGCCGCGCGGCCGCGACCTCGGCCCGATCCTCGTGGTCTGGGCGATGTCGATCCTGATCCTGGTCTTCGAGACCGACCTCGGCACGTCGCTGCTGTTCTTCGGAATGTTCGTCATCATGCTGTACGTCGCCACCGAGCGGACCAGCTGGATCGTCTTCGGTCTGCTGATGTCCGCGGTCGGCGCGGTCGGCGTGGCCTCCTTCGAGGTGCACATCCAGCAACGCGTGGCCGCCTGGCTCGACCCGATGCGCGAGTACACGCTCTCCCGCGAGGGCGTCATCGGCCACTCCGAGCAGGCCATGCAGGCGCTGTGGGCGTTCGGCTCCGGCGGCACCCTCGGCACCGGCTGGGGCCAGGGCCACTCCGAGCTGATCCGCTTCGCCGCCAACTCCGACTTCATCCTCGCCACCTTCGGCGAGGAGCTGGGCCTGGCCGGCGTGATGGCCCTGCTGCTGCTGTACGCGCTGATCGTGGAGCGCGGCGTGCGCACCGCCCTCGCCGCCCGCGACCCGTTCGGCAAGCTGCTCGCCATCGGCCTGTCCGGGGCCTTCGCCCTCCAGGTGTTCGTCGTGGCCGGCGGTGTGATGGGGCTCATCCCTCTGACCGGTATGACGATGCCGTTCCTGGCCTACGGCGGTTCCTCCGTCATCGCCAACTGGGCGCTGATCGGCATCCTGCTGAGGATCAGCGACACCGCGCGCCGCCCGGCGCCCGCCCCCGCACCCAACCCCGACGCCGAGATGACCCAGGTGGTCCGCCCGTCATGA
- a CDS encoding aminodeoxychorismate/anthranilate synthase component II, translating to MSARILVVDNYDSFVFNLVQYLYQLGAECEVLRNDEVSTEHAGDGFDGVLLSPGPGAPEQAGVCIDMVRHCAATGVPVFGVCLGMQSMQVAYGGVVDRAPELLHGKTSLVEHEGKGVFAGLPSPFTATRYHSLAAEPPTVSAELEVTARTHDGIIMGLRHRELPVEGVQFHPESVLTEHGHRMLANWLAECGDEGAVARSAGLAPVVGRATA from the coding sequence GTGAGCGCGCGCATTCTCGTCGTCGACAACTACGACAGCTTCGTCTTCAACCTGGTCCAGTACCTGTATCAGCTGGGCGCCGAGTGCGAGGTCCTGCGCAACGACGAGGTCTCGACCGAGCACGCGGGCGACGGCTTCGACGGCGTCCTGCTGTCACCCGGCCCCGGCGCCCCCGAGCAGGCCGGCGTCTGCATCGACATGGTCCGGCACTGCGCCGCCACCGGCGTGCCCGTCTTCGGCGTCTGCCTCGGCATGCAGTCCATGCAGGTGGCCTACGGCGGTGTGGTGGACCGCGCGCCCGAGTTGCTGCACGGCAAGACCTCGCTGGTCGAGCACGAGGGCAAGGGCGTCTTCGCGGGACTGCCCTCGCCCTTCACGGCGACCCGCTACCACTCCCTGGCCGCCGAGCCGCCCACGGTGTCGGCCGAGCTGGAGGTCACGGCGCGCACGCACGACGGCATCATCATGGGCCTCAGGCACCGCGAACTCCCGGTCGAGGGCGTGCAGTTCCATCCCGAGTCGGTACTGACCGAGCACGGTCACCGGATGCTGGCCAACTGGCTGGCCGAGTGCGGTGACGAGGGCGCGGTGGCGAGGTCGGCGGGGCTCGCCCCGGTGGTGGGCAGGGCCACGGCGTGA
- the pknB gene encoding Stk1 family PASTA domain-containing Ser/Thr kinase yields the protein MEEPRRLGGRYELGPVLGRGGMAEVYHAHDTRLGRQVAVKTLRADLARDPSFQARFRREAQSAASLNHPAIVAVYDTGEDYIDGVSIPYIVMEYVDGSTLRELLHSGRKLLPERAMEMTIGILQGLEYAHRSGIVHRDIKPANVMLTRNGQVKVMDFGIARAMGDAGMTMTQTAAVIGTAQYLSPEQAKGEQVDARSDLYSTGCLLYELLTVRPPFVGDSPVAVAYQHVREEAQPPSVFDPEITPEMDAIVLRALVKDPNYRYQSADEMRADIEACLDGQPVAATAAMGAVGYGGYPDEQPTTALRSDGHGHAGATTLLPPANPDDGGFGYDDRPDRRRQKKSNTSTILLVVAAVLVLFGAILIGRYAFGGDGVSNDKVPVPNFVGLSQEDAQKQAENSDLVLEVENKPCEDQKKGNVCSQDQAPKTEVDKQTTINVVVSTGAPKVAVPSVIGLSIDEATSKLEGEDYEFKIKTETRVSSEEPETVLDQNPASGKEIEKGSTITLIVAKAEAKSTVPFVVGQSCDDAKKQLQGSSLNGECTEVPTNDPNQDGKVIEVTPTPGSQVDKNSTVNLKVGKLQKQKIKVPNVVGRTVGEAKQILNGAGFSNIQFEGGSDQSDTAFVTAQNPPGDQDVDDPAATQITLRTVSLGGNGGNGGGFFGGGDGD from the coding sequence ATGGAAGAGCCGCGTCGCCTCGGCGGCCGGTACGAGCTGGGCCCGGTGCTCGGCCGTGGTGGCATGGCGGAGGTTTACCACGCGCATGACACCCGGCTGGGACGCCAGGTGGCGGTGAAGACGCTGCGCGCGGACCTCGCGCGCGACCCGTCGTTCCAGGCCCGCTTCCGCCGGGAGGCCCAGTCGGCCGCCTCGCTCAACCACCCCGCGATCGTCGCGGTCTACGACACGGGCGAGGACTACATCGACGGGGTCTCGATCCCGTACATCGTCATGGAGTACGTCGACGGCTCCACGCTCCGTGAGCTGCTGCACTCCGGCCGCAAGCTGCTGCCGGAGCGGGCCATGGAGATGACCATCGGCATCCTCCAGGGCCTGGAGTACGCCCACCGCAGTGGCATCGTCCACCGCGACATCAAGCCGGCCAACGTCATGCTGACGCGCAACGGCCAGGTCAAGGTGATGGACTTCGGCATCGCCCGCGCCATGGGCGACGCCGGCATGACGATGACGCAGACGGCGGCCGTGATCGGCACCGCCCAGTACCTCTCCCCGGAGCAGGCCAAGGGCGAGCAGGTCGACGCGCGCAGCGACCTCTACTCCACCGGCTGCCTGCTGTACGAGCTGCTGACGGTCCGCCCGCCCTTCGTGGGCGACTCCCCCGTCGCGGTCGCCTACCAGCACGTGCGGGAAGAGGCGCAGCCCCCGTCGGTCTTCGACCCCGAGATCACGCCGGAGATGGACGCGATCGTCCTGCGGGCGCTGGTCAAGGACCCGAACTACCGCTACCAGTCGGCCGACGAGATGCGCGCCGACATCGAGGCCTGCCTCGACGGCCAGCCGGTCGCGGCCACGGCCGCGATGGGCGCCGTGGGCTACGGCGGCTACCCCGACGAGCAGCCGACGACGGCCCTGCGCTCCGACGGCCACGGCCACGCGGGCGCGACGACCCTGCTTCCCCCGGCCAACCCGGACGACGGCGGCTTCGGCTACGACGACCGCCCGGACCGGCGCCGTCAGAAGAAGTCGAACACCTCGACGATCCTGCTGGTCGTGGCCGCGGTCCTGGTCCTGTTCGGCGCGATCCTGATCGGACGGTACGCGTTCGGCGGGGACGGGGTGAGCAACGACAAGGTGCCGGTGCCGAACTTCGTGGGACTGTCCCAGGAGGACGCCCAGAAGCAGGCGGAGAACAGCGACCTCGTCCTCGAGGTCGAGAACAAGCCCTGCGAGGACCAGAAGAAGGGCAACGTCTGCTCCCAGGACCAGGCGCCCAAGACCGAGGTCGACAAGCAGACCACCATCAACGTCGTGGTCTCCACGGGTGCTCCGAAGGTGGCCGTGCCCAGCGTGATCGGTCTGTCCATCGACGAGGCCACGTCCAAACTCGAGGGCGAGGACTACGAGTTCAAGATCAAGACGGAGACCCGGGTCTCGTCGGAGGAGCCGGAAACCGTCCTGGATCAGAACCCGGCCAGCGGCAAGGAGATCGAGAAGGGCTCCACGATCACGCTGATCGTCGCCAAGGCCGAGGCGAAGAGCACCGTCCCGTTCGTGGTCGGACAGTCCTGTGACGACGCCAAGAAGCAGCTGCAGGGCAGCAGTCTCAACGGTGAGTGCACCGAGGTGCCGACCAACGACCCCAACCAGGACGGCAAGGTCATCGAGGTCACGCCGACGCCCGGCTCGCAGGTCGACAAGAACTCGACGGTGAACCTGAAGGTCGGCAAGCTGCAGAAGCAGAAAATCAAGGTCCCGAACGTCGTTGGACGCACGGTGGGCGAGGCCAAGCAGATCCTGAACGGGGCCGGCTTCAGCAACATCCAATTCGAGGGCGGCAGCGACCAGAGCGACACGGCGTTCGTCACCGCGCAGAACCCGCCGGGCGACCAGGACGTCGACGACCCCGCCGCGACGCAGATCACCCTGCGAACCGTGAGCTTGGGCGGCAACGGAGGCAACGGCGGCGGCTTCTTCGGAGGCGGCGACGGCGACTGA
- a CDS encoding class E sortase produces MTALRPERESGAAAHGGAGDQGTSYGQQPYEAPGAFGDWYGQQPYQGPVGPMGYVGAAPAGGAPVEEETMALRTSDLQGDSIAGTAGTATTAAGAPTAPAGTGVTPGGRAARRKAAKRRHRRHASNADPADHTDHGSPSGHRSHAGHGRHAGRPAPSAGPSQDARQSRPLSRVEARRLARARKPGPAVIASRLIGEVFITTGVLMLLFVTYQLWWTNVRAHAQAGNEASQLQDDWANGKRNPGAFEPGQGFALLHIPKLDVVVPIAEGISNDKVLDRGMVGHYAEGALKTAMPDDKTGNFGLAGHRNTHGEPFRYINRLQPGDPIVVETQDTYYVYDMASILPVTSPSNVSVLDPVPPGSGFTEPGRYITLTTCTPEFTSKYRMIVWGKMVEERPRSKGKPDALVS; encoded by the coding sequence GTGACCGCGCTGCGCCCCGAGCGCGAGTCCGGCGCCGCGGCTCACGGCGGCGCCGGCGACCAGGGCACCTCGTACGGGCAGCAGCCGTACGAGGCGCCGGGCGCGTTCGGGGACTGGTACGGGCAGCAGCCGTACCAGGGGCCGGTGGGGCCCATGGGGTATGTGGGGGCGGCACCGGCGGGCGGGGCGCCGGTGGAAGAGGAGACGATGGCCCTGCGGACGTCGGATCTGCAGGGCGACTCCATAGCGGGCACCGCCGGAACCGCCACGACGGCCGCAGGGGCCCCAACGGCACCGGCAGGCACCGGAGTCACACCTGGCGGCCGTGCGGCCCGCAGAAAGGCCGCCAAGCGCCGTCACCGACGCCACGCGAGCAACGCCGACCCCGCCGATCACACCGATCACGGCAGCCCAAGCGGTCACAGGAGTCACGCCGGCCACGGCAGGCATGCCGGTCGCCCCGCTCCCTCCGCGGGCCCGTCGCAGGACGCCCGCCAGAGCCGCCCGTTGTCCCGTGTGGAGGCGCGCCGGCTCGCACGGGCGCGCAAGCCCGGCCCCGCCGTGATCGCCAGCCGGCTGATCGGTGAGGTGTTCATCACCACCGGCGTGCTGATGCTGCTCTTCGTCACCTACCAGCTGTGGTGGACCAATGTCCGGGCGCACGCGCAGGCCGGCAACGAGGCCAGTCAACTCCAGGACGACTGGGCGAACGGCAAGCGCAACCCCGGCGCCTTCGAGCCCGGCCAGGGCTTCGCGCTGCTGCACATCCCCAAGCTGGACGTGGTGGTGCCGATCGCCGAGGGCATCAGCAACGACAAGGTGCTCGACCGGGGCATGGTCGGCCACTACGCCGAGGGCGCGCTGAAGACCGCCATGCCGGACGACAAGACCGGCAACTTCGGGCTCGCGGGCCACCGCAACACGCACGGCGAGCCCTTCCGGTACATCAACAGGCTCCAGCCGGGCGATCCGATCGTCGTCGAGACCCAGGACACCTACTACGTCTACGACATGGCGTCGATCCTGCCGGTGACCTCGCCGAGCAACGTGAGCGTCCTCGACCCGGTCCCCCCGGGGTCGGGCTTCACCGAGCCCGGCCGCTACATCACACTGACGACGTGCACGCCGGAGTTCACCAGCAAGTACCGGATGATCGTCTGGGGCAAGATGGTCGAGGAACGGCCGCGCAGCAAGGGCAAGCCGGATGCGCTCGTCAGTTAA
- the crgA gene encoding cell division protein CrgA, translating into MPKSRIRKKADYTPPPSKQATSLKLNNRAWVAPVMLALFLIGLAWIVVFYVTNSSMPVESLGNWNIVVGFGFIAAGFGVSTQWK; encoded by the coding sequence GTGCCGAAGTCACGTATCCGCAAGAAGGCCGACTACACGCCGCCGCCGTCGAAGCAGGCGACCAGCCTCAAGCTGAACAACCGCGCCTGGGTCGCACCGGTCATGCTCGCCTTGTTCCTCATCGGGCTGGCCTGGATCGTGGTCTTCTATGTGACCAACAGTTCGATGCCCGTCGAGTCGCTGGGCAACTGGAACATCGTGGTCGGATTCGGCTTCATCGCGGCCGGGTTCGGCGTCTCCACGCAGTGGAAGTAG
- a CDS encoding class E sortase: MRLVVRTLSELCVTVGAVIVLFVVHVLFWTGVRADTVMDDQIDRLRERWAQDSTRPAAPGAPAAPSEPATYENGEPFAIMYIPRLGFTWNKPVLEGTDTGTLKKGLGHYAVTARLGQKGNFSVAGHRRTYGDPFKDFPRLRAGDAVVLTDGTTWFTYRIDKGPYKTVPTDVEVIDPLPRKSGYTRPGRYLTLTTCEPEWGHSHRLVVWARLDSTQPVEAGKPAALRR; this comes from the coding sequence GTGCGCTTGGTCGTCAGGACCCTCAGTGAGCTGTGCGTCACCGTCGGCGCCGTGATCGTGCTCTTCGTCGTCCACGTGCTCTTCTGGACCGGCGTGCGGGCCGACACCGTCATGGACGATCAGATCGACCGGCTCCGCGAGCGATGGGCGCAGGACAGCACGCGCCCGGCGGCCCCGGGCGCACCGGCCGCGCCCTCCGAGCCGGCGACGTACGAGAACGGCGAGCCTTTCGCGATCATGTACATCCCGCGGCTCGGTTTCACGTGGAACAAGCCCGTCCTCGAGGGGACCGACACCGGCACCCTGAAGAAGGGCCTCGGCCACTACGCCGTCACCGCGCGGCTCGGGCAGAAGGGCAACTTCTCCGTCGCCGGGCATCGGCGGACGTACGGCGACCCCTTCAAGGACTTCCCGCGGCTGCGGGCCGGTGACGCGGTGGTGCTGACGGACGGGACGACCTGGTTCACGTACCGGATCGACAAGGGGCCGTACAAGACCGTGCCGACGGACGTCGAGGTGATCGACCCGCTGCCACGTAAGTCCGGGTACACGCGCCCGGGCCGCTACCTGACCCTGACCACGTGCGAGCCGGAGTGGGGCCACAGCCACCGCCTGGTGGTCTGGGCGCGTCTGGATTCCACACAGCCTGTGGAGGCCGGGAAACCAGCCGCCCTGCGCCGTTAG
- a CDS encoding DUF881 domain-containing protein: protein MSNSADSPGTGSSAGRRWAFRPVRVLTVGVFALAGLIFFTSFHTAKGTNIRTDTSLLKLSDLIHERSRNNGELGEANAALREDVESLAERDDGSTKAEDDKLAALEKQAGTHKLTGEAITVTLDDAPPNATAKLPGYPEPQPDYLVIHQQDLQAVVNALWQGGAQGIKVMDQRLISTSAVRCVGNTLILQGRVYSPPYKITAVGDPDKLQQALSASPAIQNYMVYVNVYGLGWKVEENGTVTLPGYSGTVDLRYAQPVQ, encoded by the coding sequence TTGAGCAATTCTGCCGACTCCCCCGGGACGGGGTCCAGCGCCGGCCGCCGGTGGGCCTTCCGGCCCGTTCGGGTCCTCACGGTGGGCGTCTTCGCGCTGGCCGGCCTCATCTTCTTCACCAGTTTCCACACGGCCAAGGGCACCAACATCCGCACGGACACGTCCCTGCTGAAGCTCTCGGACCTGATCCACGAGCGCAGCCGCAACAACGGCGAGCTGGGCGAGGCCAACGCCGCCCTGCGCGAGGACGTGGAGTCCCTGGCCGAGCGGGACGACGGCAGCACCAAAGCGGAGGACGACAAGCTCGCCGCCCTGGAGAAGCAGGCCGGGACGCACAAGCTCACCGGCGAGGCGATCACCGTCACCCTCGACGACGCCCCGCCGAACGCCACGGCCAAGCTCCCCGGCTACCCCGAGCCCCAGCCCGACTACCTGGTCATCCACCAGCAGGACCTCCAGGCCGTGGTGAACGCCCTCTGGCAGGGCGGCGCCCAGGGCATCAAGGTCATGGACCAGCGCCTGATCTCCACCAGCGCCGTGCGCTGCGTGGGCAACACCCTGATCCTCCAGGGCCGCGTCTACTCACCGCCGTACAAGATCACCGCCGTCGGTGACCCCGACAAGCTCCAGCAGGCGCTCTCCGCCTCCCCGGCGATCCAGAACTACATGGTGTACGTCAACGTCTACGGCCTCGGCTGGAAAGTCGAGGAGAACGGGACGGTGACGCTGCCCGGCTATTCCGGCACAGTGGATCTGCGATACGCCCAGCCCGTGCAGTGA